In the genome of Podospora pseudocomata strain CBS 415.72m chromosome 2 map unlocalized CBS415.72m_2.2, whole genome shotgun sequence, one region contains:
- a CDS encoding uncharacterized protein (COG:Q; EggNog:ENOG503NWQN), with product MESLPQGRFLTPQRLVHETMAVWFGSIQAVAGAITIALQDLCLHPEYLEPLRQDIVNHHLDFEHIAQGLPLLDSFIKESARLTPTEALSTRRYAVESHTSSDGTHLNRGDWACTTLIAINKIPEYYPNPEQFSGFRFAPPEVLESLSKMDQEGLAKQDTPSKLVDTDHKWLMFGTGKQACPGRFYAAAAAKVIMSQMISKYDMRMVDKTAKRWWSLRSTIVLREDLMVAFTCRAKN from the exons ATGGAATCCCTCCCTCAGGGGAGATTTCTCACTCCGCAGCGGCTTGTCCACGAGACTATGGCAGTCTGGTTCGGCTCCATTCAAGCAGTTGCCGGA GCCATCACAATCGCCCTCCAAGATCTCTGCCTCCATCCGGAATATCTAGAGCCTCTCCGCCAGGACattgtcaaccaccacctcgacttTGAGCACATTGCCCAAGGACTCCCACTGCTAGACAGCTTTATAAAGGAATCAGCCCGTCTGACCCCCACTGAAGCCT TAAGCACCCGCCGCTACGCCGTCGAATCTCACACCTCCTCAGACGGCACCCATCTCAACCGCGGCGACTGGGCTTGCACAACCCTGATCGCTATCAACAAGATCCCAGAGTACTACCCCAACCCAGAGCAATTCAGCGGTTTCAGATTTGCTCCTCCAGAGGTATTGGAGTCCCTTTCGAAGATGGACCAAGAAGGGCTGGCAAAACAGGATACTCCGTCGAAGCTGGTGGATACAGACCACAAGTGGCTTATGTTTGGGACCGGGAAGCAGGCTTG CCCAGGAAGATTCTATGCGGCCGCTGCTGCGAAGGTTATCATGTCGCAGATGATCAGCAAGTATGACATGCGAATGGTGGACAAGACTGCAAAGAGATGGTGGAGTTTGAGGTCGACGATtgttttgagggaggatcTTATGGTGGCGTTTACATGCCGTGCTAAGAATTAG